Genomic segment of Panicum virgatum strain AP13 chromosome 2K, P.virgatum_v5, whole genome shotgun sequence:
aaaaaaattcaagaaaaaaatttgagaaaaaaaaattttggAGCAGCAAATTAAATTTGGACAGCAGGAACTTTTTTCATGGAAAAAAATAGAGAgcagaaaaaaatttcaaagaaaaaatttggagagagtaaccttcaagagaaaaaaaatttatgaaaaaaattaaaaaaaattaccagaaaaaattttacataaaaaaactcaagtaaaaataaaaaatgaaaaaaaaggagatgcCGGTggcgggggaggccgcgctgccCCGTcgtgcctccccgccgccgggggaggccgcgctgcccagggagcgcggcggcggccgcacccAGGGGGACGgatccgcgcggcggcggcgccggggaagcacccgccggaggtggaggagcgcgCGGCGACCCAGGAGGTGGATCCGGCGGCACACAGCGCGCGGGGGAGGGCGGATCTGGTGGCGGCGATGCGCGGAGGAGCACGCAGCAGCAGatccggcggcgcacggcggcggggggagagcggatccggcggcggcggcggcgggagagcggatccggcgcgcggcggcggggggagaGCGGATCCGGAGCCGAGATCCaggagaaaaaggaagagagagaagagagagccGGGGATGGGGTCTGCGAAGGGGGAGGGGGGAAGAGGATGTGAAGAGGAGAGGGGGATCCAGACTCATGGTTTGGATGGGCGGACGGAGTCACGTGGGTGAGCCCTCCACAAAAAAATCGACCGTGACTTTTCTTGAGTGCGGTCACCCGTAAGCTCAGCATTGCGTATTGGAATCGTGATCTCTGCTCAGTGGTGCCTGCTTACGTGGGCCGCTTGTGTTCTCTGATCAACTGCTCCCGTTCCAAACTCCGTTCTGCAAGGACGCCGCGAGATGGAGGCACGGGGTGCATGATCCAACTGCCTCTAATTATTTTTGCCGTCCTCGCGCCAGGAGGAAAGGGAAAGCATTGTTAAGCGCAGCCGCCGGCGGCTTTTTCATGGGTGTGGGCCTGCCTGAGCACCGACACTGTCTATTTATTCAGATTGGATAACTGCTTACCACTGGCAAATCATCACCCTGATCCCTGAAGAACGAAAAGCAGTAGTGACACTGTGACAGCAAGTGAGGTTGAAGAAGTGGATCAACCAGCCGAGAGGAGTTCCCATGGAGCAGGGCGGCAAGGCGGCGCTCGGGTGGGCTGCGAGGGACGCCTCCGGCCACCTCTCCCCGTACAGCTTCTCGAGAAGGTCTCTCCCACACTTGCCATGACTGACTCGGCTCTGTTCTGTCTTCTGTGTTCTGTACTACTGACCACTGTAATGGTGACACGGCCGGAAACCTGCCATGTTTGCTTCATGAACTCGTGGTCTGTTTGACGGTGGCATGACGGCGATGGAGTGATTTCAGGGTCCCGAGAGACGGCGACGTGACGATCAAGGTGCTCTTCTGCGGGCTCTGCCACACCGACCTCCACATCATCAAGAACGAGTGGGGCAACGCCATGTACCCCGTCGTCCCCGGGTAATTAGAACTTCACCAGGCACAGATTCATATCTGCAATTTTCCAGTCGACATATGACGCGTGCTGCGTGCAGGCACgaggtcgtcggcgtcgtcacGGACGTCGGCCCCGGCGTGACCAAGTTCGTGGCCGGCGACACCGTGGGCGTGGGCTACTTCGTCGACTGGTGCCGCTCCTGCGAGAGCTGCGGCGCCGGGCACGAGAACTACTGCCCCGGCGTCGTGCTCGCCTCCAacggcgtcgacggcgacggcgcgaccACCCAGGGGGGCTTCTCCGACGTCGTGGTCGTCGACCAGGGCTACGTCGTCAGGGTGCCGAGGAGCCTTCCTCCGgacggcgccgcgccgctgctctgCGCCGGCGTCACGGTGTACAGCCCCATGGTGGAGTACGGCCTCAACGCGCCGGGCAAGCGCCTGGGCGTCGTCGGCCTCGGGGGCCTCGGCCACATGGCCGTCAAGTTCGCCAAGGCGTTCGGCATGGCGGTCACGGTGATCAGCTCGTCCCCGGGCAAGCGTGAGGAGGCGATCGGGCGCCTTGGCGCCGACGAGTTCCTGGTCAGCCGCGATCCCGAGCAGATGAAGGTGTAACAACTTGAGCTCTGAATCTCTGATGCTGCGACCTTCAATTGCTGCCATGGCAGATAATTAACTGCAGACACGATGTTATTAATTTGTACTACGCAGGCCGCGGCGGGCACCATGGACGGCATCATCGACACGGTGTCGGCGTGGCACCCGCTGGCGCCGCTGCTCGAGCTTCTGAAGCCGATGGGGCAGATGGTGCTCGTGGGAGTGCCCAGCAAGCCGCTGGAGCTGCCGGCCTTCGCCGTCTGCCCGAGCGGGAAGCGCGTGGCCGGGAACGGCGTGGGCAGCGTCGGCGACTGCCAGGCGATGCTGGACTTCGCCGGGGAGCACGGAATCACTGCGGACGTCGAGGTCGTCGGGATGGACTACGTCAACACGGCTATCGAGCGGCTCGAGAGGAACGACGTGAGGTATCGCTTCGTCGTCGACGTCGCCGGCAGCCTGTTGGGAGCCGCTGCttagccggccgccgccgctttaGGCCAGTATACGTTGCTTGCTTGTGCACGCCGGCCATTAAATATATATACACCGTTGATGATCCTTCGAGATCCGTGCAAGGGGGTGGTGAACACAACGGTGGGTTTATATATGGTTTACTTTGTGAGATGGTGTCTTCGCCTGAATAACTAGTGCAGGGCATTGCAGTGATGTATCGCAACA
This window contains:
- the LOC120678985 gene encoding probable cinnamyl alcohol dehydrogenase 8D — encoded protein: MEQGGKAALGWAARDASGHLSPYSFSRRVPRDGDVTIKVLFCGLCHTDLHIIKNEWGNAMYPVVPGHEVVGVVTDVGPGVTKFVAGDTVGVGYFVDWCRSCESCGAGHENYCPGVVLASNGVDGDGATTQGGFSDVVVVDQGYVVRVPRSLPPDGAAPLLCAGVTVYSPMVEYGLNAPGKRLGVVGLGGLGHMAVKFAKAFGMAVTVISSSPGKREEAIGRLGADEFLVSRDPEQMKAAAGTMDGIIDTVSAWHPLAPLLELLKPMGQMVLVGVPSKPLELPAFAVCPSGKRVAGNGVGSVGDCQAMLDFAGEHGITADVEVVGMDYVNTAIERLERNDVRYRFVVDVAGSLLGAAA